Proteins found in one Fusarium keratoplasticum isolate Fu6.1 chromosome 12, whole genome shotgun sequence genomic segment:
- a CDS encoding NmrA domain-containing protein produces the protein MAYKSVALVGASGNLGQITIPAFHDSDLEITAIIRSTSTATFPEGIKVIKTEYNLADLTEALKGKDAVISMIPIVSLDQQAVVIDAAIAAGVKRFIPSEFGSDTRSEKVLAAVPFFKVKKDYLDLLKTKEDVISWTALFTGPFFDWGLPLDFWGFDLATKKALLVDEGKATFTTSNALQIGRALVGILKHPEETSNTVVAIESFTTTQLKALEILEKVTNTTFERKYQTSEDLRAEAFKLLNEGNINDGGAKLISALVFGKENLEDHKHLDLEKWNKLLGLPTESVEETIERVIKSLA, from the exons ATGGCTTACAAGAGTGTTGCTCTCGTCGGT GCCAGCGGAAACCTAGGACAGATTACTATCCCCGCCTTCCACGACTCTGACCTCGAGATTACCGCCATCATCCGATCCACCTCTACAGCCACGTTCCCCGAGGGCATCAAAGTCATCAAAACTGAGTACAACCTCGCCGATTTGACCGAGGCTctgaagggcaaggacgCCGTCATCAGCATGATTCCTATCGTCTCTCTAGATCAGCAGGCCGTGGTCATCGACGCCGCTATTGCCGCTGGCGTCAAGCGGTTTATCCCTAGCGAGTTTGGATCAGATACCAGA AGCGAGAAGGTCTTGGCGGCCGTGCCTTTtttcaaggtcaagaaggattACCTGgacctcctcaagaccaaggaggatgtTATCAGCTGGACTGCTCTCTTCACTGGGCCCTTCTTTGACTGG GGCCTGCCATTGGATTTCTGGGGCTTCGATCTGGCCACCAAAAAGGCTCTTCTGGTCGATGAGGGCAAGGCTACCTTCACCACCAGTAACGCACTCCAGATCGGCCGTGCCCTTGTCGGCATCCTCAAGCACCCTGAGGAGACTTCCAACACCGTCGTTGCCATCGAGtccttcaccaccacccagTTGAAGGCCCTCgagatcttggagaaggtTACCAACACCACATTTGAGCGCAAGTACCAGACTTCCGAGGACCTTCGAGCGGAGGCCTTCAAGTTGTTGAACGAGGGCAACATCAACGACGGAGGCGCCAAGCTAATCAGTGCCCTTGTTTTCGGCAAGGAGAACTTGGAGGACCACAAGCATCTAGACCTTGAGAAGTGGAACAAGCTCCTTGGTCTTCCTACTGAGTCAGTTGAAGAGACTATCGAGCGTGTCATCAAGAGCCTGGCTTGA